The following are encoded together in the Thermomonas brevis genome:
- a CDS encoding primosomal protein N' — MPIPLPVLRVALPVPLPRLFGYLPPPGAEAGAVAVGQRLRVPFGQREVCGVVVGHGEAEPGVELRAALEILDDGPLLHGELLASLRWLAGYLHAPLGEVLATALPASLRRGEPLPDIARHGWVLNEAGRTALPAMRAGKPKALAALLAEARGEDWLDDASPGWRTPLRGLRERGLVERVVPEEKVGSESPFRGKGDSDPTFSPNAEQQLAIDAIRAADGFAPFLLDGVTGSGKTEVYLQAIADCLARGKQALVLVPEIGLTPQALARFRARLGVPVHALHSGLNDGERAAAWWAAASGQARVVVGTRSAIFVPLPEAGLVVVDEEHDGSYKQFDGIRYHARDFAIVRARALGVPIVLGSATPSLETLHNAQAGRYAHLRLRQRAGAAQPPRVRVLDVRKRPLQAGLSEDALGAIRSALDAGGQVLVFRNRRGYAPVLLCHDCGWSAHCPRCSTEDKPTPMTVHAHGKRLQCHHCGYRKPSPPACPDCASLALQPQGNGTERIEEELGARFSDVPVLRIDRGSTGHRDALQKHFDALGARPGVLIGTQMLAKGHDLPNLTLVVVVGIDEGLFSADFRSGEKLAQLLVQVAGRAGRADKPGEVLLQTHHPEHPLLQTLVGGGYHAFAEAELAMRELAGFPPFAHLALLRAEAKHADPPLRFLHEAKEALREFPVDASGPLPAPMPRRAGYQRAQLILSAPQRRDLHAALDALVPTLYASPEARRVRWSLDVDPVDLY; from the coding sequence ATGCCGATCCCGCTTCCCGTGCTGCGCGTCGCCCTGCCGGTGCCGCTGCCGCGCCTGTTCGGCTACCTGCCGCCGCCAGGCGCGGAGGCCGGGGCGGTGGCGGTCGGGCAGCGCCTGCGGGTGCCGTTCGGGCAGCGCGAGGTCTGCGGCGTCGTGGTCGGGCACGGCGAGGCGGAGCCGGGCGTGGAACTGCGCGCCGCGCTGGAGATTCTGGACGACGGCCCGCTGCTGCACGGCGAACTGCTCGCCTCGCTGCGCTGGCTGGCCGGCTACCTGCACGCGCCGCTGGGCGAGGTGCTGGCGACCGCGCTGCCGGCGTCGCTGCGCCGCGGCGAACCGCTGCCGGACATCGCCCGCCACGGCTGGGTATTGAACGAGGCCGGCCGCACCGCGCTGCCGGCGATGCGCGCGGGCAAGCCGAAAGCGCTGGCCGCGCTGTTGGCGGAAGCGCGCGGCGAAGACTGGCTGGACGATGCCTCGCCGGGCTGGCGCACGCCGCTGCGGGGGCTGCGCGAGCGCGGGCTGGTGGAGCGCGTCGTGCCGGAGGAGAAAGTGGGGTCGGAGTCGCCTTTCCGAGGCAAAGGCGACTCCGACCCCACTTTCTCGCCCAACGCCGAACAGCAGCTCGCCATCGATGCGATCCGCGCGGCCGACGGCTTCGCCCCGTTCCTGCTCGACGGCGTCACCGGCAGCGGCAAGACCGAGGTCTACCTGCAGGCCATCGCCGACTGCCTCGCGCGCGGCAAACAGGCGCTGGTGCTGGTGCCGGAGATCGGCCTGACCCCGCAGGCGCTGGCGCGTTTCCGCGCGCGGCTGGGCGTGCCGGTGCACGCGCTGCATTCGGGATTGAACGACGGCGAGCGCGCGGCGGCCTGGTGGGCGGCGGCCAGCGGGCAGGCGCGGGTGGTCGTCGGCACGCGCTCGGCGATCTTCGTGCCGCTGCCGGAGGCCGGACTGGTCGTGGTGGACGAGGAACACGACGGCAGCTACAAGCAGTTCGACGGCATCCGCTACCACGCCCGCGATTTCGCCATCGTCCGCGCGCGCGCGCTGGGCGTGCCCATCGTGCTGGGCAGCGCCACGCCCTCGCTGGAGACGCTGCACAACGCGCAGGCCGGGCGCTACGCGCATCTGCGCCTGCGCCAGCGGGCCGGCGCCGCGCAGCCGCCGCGCGTGCGCGTGCTGGACGTGCGCAAGCGGCCGCTGCAGGCCGGCCTGTCGGAAGACGCGCTGGGTGCGATCAGGAGCGCGCTGGACGCCGGCGGCCAAGTGCTGGTGTTCCGCAACCGCCGCGGCTACGCGCCGGTGCTGCTCTGCCACGACTGCGGCTGGAGCGCGCACTGCCCGCGCTGCAGCACGGAGGACAAGCCCACGCCGATGACCGTGCACGCGCACGGCAAGCGCCTGCAATGCCACCACTGCGGCTACCGCAAGCCGTCGCCGCCGGCCTGTCCCGACTGCGCCAGCCTGGCGTTGCAGCCGCAGGGCAACGGCACCGAGCGGATCGAGGAGGAATTGGGGGCACGCTTCTCCGACGTGCCGGTGCTGCGCATCGACCGCGGCAGCACCGGTCATCGCGACGCGCTGCAAAAGCATTTCGATGCGCTGGGCGCCAGGCCCGGCGTCCTGATCGGCACGCAGATGCTGGCGAAGGGACACGATCTGCCGAACCTCACCTTGGTCGTGGTGGTCGGCATCGACGAAGGCCTGTTCTCCGCCGATTTCCGCAGCGGCGAAAAACTCGCGCAACTCTTGGTGCAGGTGGCCGGCCGCGCGGGCCGCGCCGACAAGCCCGGCGAAGTGCTGTTGCAGACCCATCATCCCGAGCATCCGCTGCTGCAAACGCTGGTGGGCGGCGGCTACCACGCCTTCGCCGAAGCGGAACTGGCGATGCGCGAACTGGCCGGCTTCCCGCCGTTCGCGCACCTGGCGCTGCTGCGCGCGGAGGCGAAGCACGCCGATCCGCCGCTGCGCTTCCTGCACGAAGCGAAGGAGGCGCTGCGCGAATTTCCGGTCGACGCCTCCGGCCCGCTGCCCGCCCCGATGCCGCGCCGCGCCGGCTACCAGCGCGCGCAGCTGATCCTGTCCGCGCCGCAGCGCCGCGACTTGCACGCGGCGCTGGATGCGCTGGTCCCGACGCTGTACGCCTCGCCCGAGGCGAGGCGGGTGCGCTGGTCGCTGGACGTGGATCCGGTCGACCTGTACTAG
- a CDS encoding glycoside hydrolase family 47 protein produces MTRALRTAPLVAALLLALSACNGQAPAASAPAAATATAGPAALAEVPKVDDVEAARLAEQVRAEVRHAWQGYMQYAKGHDDLKPISAAPRDWYPVPLLMSPVDALDTLLLLGMDKEANEARELIVTQLSFDQDIDVQNFEVTIRLLGGLLSGYQMTGDKRLLALADDLGTRLSPVFDSPTGLPYTHVNLRTGKVSGKVSNPAETGTLLLEFGTLAKLTGKQAYYDKAKRALMETYKRRSKIGLVGLNIDVETGKWTNTDSSIAGGIDSYYEYLLKCWKLFGDEDCKRMWDDSIGPVNKYLADEVRDGELWYGHADMDSGQRTSTTYGALDAFMPGLLALGGDLDRAKRLQESGLKMWRLHGIEPESLDYAAMDVRSPGYALRPEIVESAYYLHHYTGDARYRGMGKVFFEDFVRATRTEHGFAALKDVRTKEKLDSMESFLFAETFKYYYLLFAPATALDFDGIVFNTEAHPLKRTW; encoded by the coding sequence ATGACCCGAGCCCTGCGCACCGCCCCGCTGGTCGCCGCCCTGCTGCTGGCGCTGTCCGCCTGCAACGGACAGGCGCCCGCCGCTTCCGCTCCCGCCGCCGCGACGGCCACCGCCGGACCCGCCGCGCTGGCCGAGGTGCCGAAGGTGGACGACGTCGAAGCCGCCCGCCTCGCCGAACAGGTGCGCGCCGAAGTCCGCCATGCCTGGCAGGGCTACATGCAGTACGCCAAGGGCCACGACGACCTGAAGCCGATCAGCGCCGCACCGCGCGACTGGTACCCGGTGCCGCTGCTGATGTCGCCGGTGGATGCGCTGGACACGCTGCTGCTGCTCGGCATGGACAAGGAGGCGAACGAGGCGCGCGAGCTGATCGTTACCCAGCTCTCGTTCGACCAGGACATCGACGTGCAGAACTTCGAGGTCACCATCCGCCTGCTCGGCGGCCTGCTGTCCGGCTACCAGATGACCGGCGACAAGCGCCTGCTGGCGCTGGCCGACGACCTCGGCACGCGCCTGTCGCCCGTGTTCGACAGCCCCACCGGCCTGCCCTACACCCACGTCAACCTGCGCACCGGCAAGGTGAGCGGCAAGGTCAGCAACCCGGCCGAGACCGGCACCCTGCTGCTGGAGTTCGGCACGCTGGCCAAGCTGACCGGCAAGCAGGCGTACTACGACAAGGCCAAGCGCGCGCTGATGGAGACGTACAAGCGCCGCTCGAAGATCGGCCTGGTCGGCCTGAACATCGACGTCGAAACCGGCAAGTGGACAAACACCGACAGCTCGATCGCCGGCGGCATCGACTCGTACTACGAATATCTGCTGAAGTGCTGGAAGCTGTTCGGCGACGAGGACTGCAAGCGCATGTGGGACGACAGCATCGGCCCGGTGAACAAGTACCTCGCCGACGAGGTGCGCGACGGCGAACTCTGGTACGGCCACGCCGACATGGACAGCGGCCAGCGCACCTCCACCACCTACGGCGCGCTGGATGCGTTCATGCCCGGCCTGCTGGCGCTGGGCGGCGATCTCGACCGCGCCAAACGCCTGCAGGAATCCGGTTTGAAGATGTGGCGGCTGCACGGCATCGAGCCGGAATCGCTGGATTACGCGGCGATGGACGTGCGCTCGCCGGGCTACGCGCTGCGGCCGGAGATCGTCGAATCCGCCTATTACCTGCATCACTACACCGGCGACGCGCGCTACCGCGGCATGGGCAAGGTGTTCTTCGAGGATTTCGTGCGCGCCACCCGCACCGAGCACGGCTTCGCCGCGCTGAAGGACGTGCGCACGAAGGAGAAGCTCGACTCGATGGAGAGCTTCCTGTTCGCCGAGACGTTCAAGTACTACTACCTGCTGTTCGCCCCGGCGACGGCGCTGGACTTCGACGGCATCGTGTTCAACACCGAGGCGCATCCGCTGAAGCGGACGTGGTGA
- a CDS encoding beta-mannosidase: MQARAFRLWQAALLLALCGVVGIATAAPLRAQWSFRLLPGDAQLQAHPGLDAWRPAQVPGSVHTDLLAAGVIGDPYVGAAEAGLQWIGLADWEYRARFDVDAETLARPHAELRFDGLDTFAEVSLNGAPLLDADNAHRIWRARVDGRLRAKDNELRIVFRSPIRTLLPRVQAMPHKIAGNYPSPYGDEPADAMVGNFVRKPAYHFGWDWGPRYVTAGVWREVHLESWNERRITDLAVRTDALDAQRAALTVQLQMDNAAAGKVRVAVEMFDPDGKRVARSERRVMLQIGDNALQLPVQIAQPRRWWPVGYGAQDRYRVQATVEGAQDASLRTGLRTVELRRDEDADGGQGFAFVVNGVPVFAKGANVIPFDMFPARVTRERLRRDLQAARDANMNMLRNWGGGYYESDDFFDIADELGLLVWQDFMFGGGMQPAFDPTFRASVVAEARDNIRRLRHHPSLVLWCGNNEEETAWKDWGHGKALTAADPGFAATVWQGYAELFGNDLRKVVAEEGLGVPYWSSSPSNDLDAKANDSRRGDKHYWDVWGGPALPPTAYLRETPRFMSEYGLQAWPQLSTVDAFAARDEQRIDGPVIRAHQKFMAGKGNERLLLYIERDYGTPRSFPDFIYLSQVMQAEGIELAALHHRASRPYTMGSLYWQLNDVWPGASWSSLDYFGHWKALHFHARRFFADVAVAALRDDDGVTRFSLLNDGRDAVTAQWRVRVMDVEGREFARQQETVTLSPMGVTDVARFVDADLLMGHDPKRSVAVFELLRDGAVLARRLVHFVPAKEQALAAHQWQAELRTEGDHAVLRLHANQLVRAAWIAFDGLDAVIDDNAIDLLPGETRELAVRSSADLPALRAALRVQTLGDVLHSASLPRDTASPTRTR, from the coding sequence ATGCAAGCCCGCGCCTTCCGGCTGTGGCAGGCCGCGCTGCTGCTTGCCCTGTGCGGCGTCGTCGGCATCGCCACCGCCGCTCCACTGCGCGCGCAGTGGAGCTTCCGCCTGCTGCCCGGCGATGCACAGCTTCAAGCGCATCCCGGCCTCGACGCATGGCGGCCGGCGCAGGTGCCGGGCAGCGTGCACACCGATCTGCTGGCGGCCGGCGTCATCGGCGATCCCTATGTCGGCGCGGCCGAAGCCGGCCTGCAATGGATCGGCCTCGCCGACTGGGAATACCGCGCGCGCTTCGACGTGGATGCTGAGACGCTGGCGCGCCCACACGCCGAACTGCGCTTCGACGGCCTCGACACCTTCGCCGAGGTCAGCCTCAACGGCGCGCCGCTGCTGGACGCCGACAACGCGCACCGCATCTGGCGCGCGCGCGTCGATGGCCGCCTGCGCGCGAAAGACAATGAACTGCGCATCGTGTTCCGCTCGCCGATCCGCACCCTGCTGCCGCGCGTGCAGGCGATGCCGCACAAGATCGCCGGCAACTACCCCTCGCCCTACGGCGACGAACCGGCGGACGCGATGGTCGGCAACTTCGTGCGCAAGCCGGCCTATCACTTCGGCTGGGACTGGGGGCCGCGCTACGTCACCGCCGGCGTGTGGCGCGAGGTGCATCTGGAAAGCTGGAACGAACGCCGCATCACCGATCTCGCGGTGCGCACCGACGCGCTGGACGCGCAGCGCGCGGCGCTGACCGTGCAGTTGCAGATGGACAACGCGGCGGCGGGCAAGGTGCGCGTGGCGGTGGAGATGTTCGATCCCGACGGCAAGCGCGTCGCCCGCAGCGAACGCCGCGTGATGCTGCAAATCGGCGACAACGCGCTGCAACTGCCCGTGCAGATCGCGCAGCCGCGCCGCTGGTGGCCGGTGGGCTACGGCGCGCAGGATCGCTACCGCGTGCAGGCGACCGTGGAAGGCGCACAGGACGCTTCGCTGCGCACCGGCCTGCGCACCGTCGAACTGCGCCGCGACGAGGACGCCGACGGCGGGCAGGGCTTCGCCTTCGTCGTCAACGGCGTGCCGGTGTTCGCCAAGGGCGCGAACGTGATTCCGTTCGACATGTTCCCGGCGCGGGTCACCCGCGAGCGCCTGCGCCGCGACCTGCAGGCCGCGCGCGACGCCAACATGAACATGCTGCGCAACTGGGGCGGCGGCTATTACGAGAGCGACGACTTCTTCGACATCGCCGACGAACTCGGCCTGCTGGTCTGGCAGGACTTCATGTTCGGCGGCGGCATGCAGCCCGCCTTCGATCCCACGTTCCGCGCCAGCGTGGTGGCCGAGGCGCGCGACAACATCCGCCGCCTGCGCCATCACCCCAGCCTCGTGCTGTGGTGCGGCAACAACGAGGAAGAAACCGCGTGGAAGGATTGGGGCCACGGCAAGGCGCTGACCGCCGCCGATCCCGGGTTCGCCGCCACGGTTTGGCAGGGCTACGCCGAGTTGTTCGGCAACGACTTGCGCAAGGTGGTGGCCGAGGAAGGCTTGGGCGTGCCGTACTGGTCGAGTTCGCCGAGCAACGATCTCGATGCCAAGGCCAACGATTCCAGGCGCGGCGACAAGCACTACTGGGACGTGTGGGGCGGCCCGGCGCTGCCGCCGACCGCCTACCTGCGCGAGACGCCGCGCTTCATGTCCGAATACGGGTTGCAGGCGTGGCCGCAGCTTTCCACCGTGGATGCGTTCGCCGCACGCGATGAGCAACGCATCGACGGCCCGGTGATCCGCGCCCACCAGAAGTTCATGGCCGGCAAGGGCAACGAGCGCCTGCTGCTCTACATCGAGCGCGACTACGGCACGCCACGCTCGTTCCCCGACTTCATCTACCTCAGCCAGGTGATGCAGGCCGAGGGCATCGAACTGGCCGCGCTGCACCATCGCGCTTCGCGTCCTTACACGATGGGCTCGCTGTACTGGCAGCTCAACGACGTGTGGCCGGGCGCGTCGTGGTCGAGTCTCGATTATTTCGGCCACTGGAAGGCGCTGCACTTCCACGCGCGCCGCTTCTTCGCCGACGTGGCGGTGGCGGCGCTGCGCGACGACGACGGCGTCACCCGCTTCAGCCTGCTCAACGACGGTCGCGACGCGGTCACCGCGCAATGGCGCGTGCGGGTGATGGACGTCGAGGGCCGCGAGTTCGCGCGCCAGCAGGAAACCGTCACCCTGTCGCCGATGGGCGTCACCGACGTGGCGCGCTTCGTCGATGCCGACCTGCTCATGGGCCACGATCCGAAGCGCAGCGTGGCCGTATTCGAGCTGCTGCGCGACGGCGCAGTGTTGGCGCGGCGGCTGGTGCACTTCGTACCGGCAAAAGAACAAGCGCTGGCCGCCCACCAGTGGCAGGCCGAACTCCGCACCGAAGGCGACCACGCCGTCCTGCGCCTGCACGCCAACCAGCTAGTGCGCGCGGCATGGATCGCGTTCGACGGCCTCGACGCCGTCATCGACGACAACGCTATCGACCTGCTGCCCGGCGAAACCCGCGAGCTGGCCGTGCGCAGCAGCGCCGACCTGCCCGCCCTGCGCGCCGCGCTGCGCGTGCAGACGCTGGGCGACGTCCTGCATTCCGCTTCCCTTCCACGCGACACCGCTTCCCCGACGAGGACACGATGA